Proteins co-encoded in one Brassica rapa cultivar Chiifu-401-42 chromosome A02, CAAS_Brap_v3.01, whole genome shotgun sequence genomic window:
- the LOC103850726 gene encoding classical arabinogalactan protein 1-like: protein MSISKVLGFLILSCLVIASAMAQSPSPAPFIGGGRRVISPSPSKTPTPESSVASPPSLPQADSPSIDSAAVTPSSISDSPSEAPAPSQQSSAVSNQYTVFAGSIAVILYAAVLAF, encoded by the coding sequence ATGTCGATCTCGAAAGTCCTAGGGTTTCTGATTCTCAGCTGTCTAGTGATCGCTTCAGCGATGGCTCAGTCTCCTTCTCCAGCTCCGTTCATAGGCGGAGGAAGGCGAGTTATCTCTCCTTCTCCGTCTAAAACACCGACACCAGAATCCTCCGTCGCGTCTCCTCCATCACTACCTCAAGCGGATTCTCCTTCCATCGATTCCGCAGCAGTGACTCCGTCTTCCATATCAGACTCGCCATCAGAAGCTCCTGCTCCATCACAGCAGAGCAGCGCCGTTTCCAACCAATACACTGTTTTCGCTGGATCCATCGCCGTTATTCTATACGCTGCCGTTTTGGCTTTCTAA
- the LOC103850725 gene encoding protein EXORDIUM-like 4, with translation MAYTYRLAALLVLLTATVVFSSAMMDEQPFRPSSISLNYSLSVTKNNISLNYSLSVKKDNISLNIVWYGKFTPIQRAVIVDFIRSLNSPSDAKGPSVASWWKTTEKYKGGASKIVLGKQLLLEDYPFGKSLKSPHLKALSGKLNGGGVGSITAVLTAKDVTVEGFCMNRCGTHGSKSSSLDGGAYVWVGNSEKQCPGYCAWPFHQPLSGPQSPPLIAPNGDVGVDGMIINLATLLVNAVNGEQEPASFCVDRFGSGAYPGYPGRVLVDKTTGASYNALGLAGRKYLLPAMWDPQAAECRTLV, from the coding sequence ATGGCCTATACTTACCGTTTAGCCGCTCTTCTCGTGCTCCTCACCGCCACCGTTGTTTTCTCCTCCGCCATGATGGACGAGCAGCCTTTCCGTCCGTCTTCCATCAGTCTCAATTACAGCCTTTcagtaacaaaaaataatatcagTCTTAATTACAGCCTTTcggtaaaaaaagataatatcaGTCTCAATATCGTTTGGTACGGAAAATTCACACCAATCCAACGGGCCGTCATTGTCGACTTCATCCGCTCTCTCAACTCCCCCAGTGACGCAAAAGGTCCCTCCGTCGCGTCCTGGTGGAAGACGACCGAGAAGTACAAAGGCGGCGCGTCAAAAATCGTCCTCGGTAAACAGCTCCTCCTCGAGGACTACCCTTTCGGAAAATCATTAAAAAGTCCTCACCTCAAAGCTCTGTCAGGCAAACTTAACGGAGGCGGTGTTGGGTCGATAACCGCCGTTTTGACGGCCAAAGACGTGACCGTTGAGGGGTTTTGTATGAACCGGTGCGGGACTCACGGGTCAAAGTCAAGTTCCCTTGACGGTGGAGCTTACGTATGGGTCGGAAACTCTGAAAAGCAGTGTCCTGGCTACTGCGCATGGCCATTTCATCAGCCTTTATCCGGACCTCAGTCTCCCCCGTTGATCGCACCCAACGGTGATGTTGGAGTTGACGGAATGATTATTAACCTCGCGACGCTACTGGTTAACGCCGTTAATGGGGAACAAGAACCCGCCTCGTTTTGTGTCGACAGGTTTGGGTCCGGTGCTTACCCAGGTTACCCGGGTCGTGTTCTAGTGGACAAAACTACCGGAGCGAGTTACAACGCTTTGGGTCTCGCCGGTAGGAAATATCTTTTACCGGCGATGTGGGACCCTCAGGCTGCAGAGTGTAGGACTTTGGTTTAA
- the LOC103850727 gene encoding pentatricopeptide repeat-containing protein At5g09450, mitochondrial, whose translation MATRSIFRTISGRLTVGSNLTRNAESSRFSKPYSADAAIGGSIVEDSEEKDDLRSRIFRLRLPKRSATTVLEKWVGEGNQITVNELRVISKELRRTRRYKHALEVTEYLVQHEETNISDADYASRIDLISKVFGIDAAERYFEGLQPSSKTPETYTSLLHAYAASKQTERAEALFKRIIESDSLTFGAITYNEMMTLYMSIGEVEKVRDVIEVMKGRNVSPDIFTYNLWLSSCAARFDIDELRRILEEMRREGGSNEGWARYIDLTSVYINSSRLTNAESSSPVESEKSISQREWVTYDFLMILHTGLGNKGMVDQIWKSLRNTNQKLSSRSYICVVSSYLMLGCLREAGEVVDQWKESKTTEFDGSACLRILNAFRDVGLEEKASEFQLLLVEKKCSLEDEIS comes from the exons ATGGCAACTCGCTCGATCTTCCGTACCATTAGCGG tCGATTGACTGTCGGAAGCAATCTCACTCGAAACGCCGAATCTTCACGTTTCTCAAAGCCGTACAGTGCTGACGCGGCAATCGGAGGCTCAATTGTCGAGGATTCTGAGGAGAAAGACGATCTGAGGAGCAGGATTTTCAGATTGAGACTACCGAAGCGGAGCGCGACGACCGTTCTCGAGAAATGGGTTGGCGAAGGGAATCAGATTACAGTCAACGAACTTCGAGTGATCTCCAAGGAGCTCAGAAGAACTCGCCGTTACAAACACGCTCTAGAG GTTACAGAGTATTTGGTTCAACATGAAGAAACTAACATCTCTGATGCTGACTACGCATCGCGTATAGATCTTATCTCAAAAGTCTTCGGAATCGATGCAGCTGAGCGCTACTTCGAAGGCTTGCAACCATCTTCAAAGACACCTGAAACCTATACCTCTCTCCTCCACGCTTACGCTGCTTCCAAGCAAACCGAGCGAGCCGAGGCCCTGTTCAAGAGAATCATCGAGAGCGATAGTCTCACCTTCGGTGCCATCACTTACAACGAGATGATGACTCTGTACATGTCGATAGGGGAAGTTGAGAAAGTAAGAGATGTTATCGAAGTGATGAAGGGCAGAAACGTTTCCCCTGACATTTTTACTTACAATCTCTGGCTGAGTTCATGTGCTGCGAGGTTTGATATTGATGAGCTGAGAAGGATTCTTGAGGAGATGAGGCGTGAGGGCGGTTCAAACGAGGGTTGGGCTCGGTATATTGATCTTACTAGTGTCTACATTAACAGTAGTCGGTTAACGAATGCAGAGTCCAGCTCACCTGTTGAGTCTGAGAAGTCTATTTCGCAAAGAGAGTGGGTGACGTATGACTTTCTTATGATTCTTCACACTGGGTTAGGAAACAAGGGTATGGTAGATCAGATTTGGAAGTCTCTGAGGAACACTAACCAGAAGCTGAGCAGCAGAAGCTACATATGTGTTGTTTCGTCTTATCTGATGCTTGGTTGTTTGAGAGAAGCTGGGGAGGTTGTGGATCAGTGGAAGGAGTCTAAAACGACGGAGTTTGATGGTTCTGCTTGTTTGAGGATTTTGAATGCTTTTAGAGATGTTGGATTAGAGGAAAAAGCTAGTGAGTTTCAGTTGCTTTTGGTGGAGAAGAAATGTAGCTTGGAAGACGAGATATCATAA
- the LOC103850724 gene encoding protein EXORDIUM-like 4 has protein sequence MAYTYRLAALLVLISATVGFSSAVSVEHQLLKLNATLFKGNISLNISNSVQKNINLNIVWYGKFTPIQRTVIVDFIRSLNSPAAAAKDPSVASWWKTTEKYKGGASTIVLGKQLLLEDYPLGKSLKSPHLRPLSGKLKGGGVGSITAVLTAKDVTVEGFCMNRCGTHGSKSSTVDGGAYLWVGNSEEQCPGYCAWPFHQPLYGPQTPPLIAPNGDVGVDGMIINLATLLVNTVTNQEAVSTCTGMFGSGAYPGYPGRVLVDKTTGASYNALGLAGRKYLLPAMWDPQTSKCKTLV, from the coding sequence ATGGCCTATACTTACCGTTTAGCCGCTCTTCTTGTACTCATATCCGCCACCGTGGGTTTCTCCTCCGCCGTGTCGGTCGAGCATCAACTGCTGAAGTTAAACGCTACTCTCTTCAAAGGAAACATCAGTCTCAATATCAGCAATTCAGTCCAAAAAAACATCAATCTCAATATCGTTTGGTACGGAAAATTCACACCAATCCAACGGACCGTCATCGTCGACTTCATCCGCTCCCTCAACTCCCCCGCCGCCGCCGCAAAAGATCCCTCCGTGGCGTCGTGGTGGAAGACGACGGAGAAGTACAAAGGCGGCGCGTCAACGATCGTCCTCGGTAAACAGCTCCTCCTCGAGGACTACCCTCTCGGAAAATCCTTAAAAAGTCCTCACCTCCGACCTCTGTCAGGCAAACTTAAAGGAGGTGGTGTTGGGTCGATAACAGCCGTTTTAACGGCGAAAGACGTGACCGTTGAGGGGTTTTGTATGAACCGGTGCGGGACCCACGGGTCGAAGTCAAGCACCGTGGACGGTGGAGCTTACCTTTGGGTTGGAAACTCTGAAGAGCAGTGTCCTGGCTACTGCGCGTGGCCGTTTCACCAGCCGTTATACGGACCTCAGACTCCGCCGTTGATCGCGCCTAACGGTGACGTCGGAGTTGACGGAATGATTATCAACCTGGCGACGCTACTGGTTAACACCGTGACGAATCAAGAAGCCGTCTCGACATGTACTGGGATGTTCGGGTCCGGTGCTTACCCCGGTTACCCGGGTCGGGTTCTCGTGGACAAGACTACCGGAGCGAGTTACAATGCTTTGGGTCTCGCCGGTAGGAAATATCTTTTACCAGCTATGTGGGACCCTCAGACTTCGAAGTGTAAGACTTTGGTTTAA